The following are encoded in a window of Staphylococcus piscifermentans genomic DNA:
- a CDS encoding DMT family transporter — protein MDPKIKGIIAILISAIGFSFMSLFFRLSGDLPVFQKSLARNLVAMLIPLYFLYKYKQPMFGKLSSQPLLITRSTLGLVGVLLNIYAIDHMLLSDADTLMKLNPFWTILLSLVFLHEKVRKYQITAMIVAIIGMLFVVQPQFSSAMIPAIGGLFSGIFAAAAYTCVRALSTREAPYTIVFYFSFFSIVALIPFVIFTYEPMSMKQIVYLIGAGLSAAVGQIGITLAYSYAPARDISIFTYASIIFTAIMGIVIFGESPDLYATLGYVIIISASYYMFEKARRQGRKNKPARAHKGAN, from the coding sequence ATGGATCCGAAAATTAAAGGCATCATTGCTATCCTCATTTCAGCAATCGGCTTTAGTTTTATGTCATTGTTCTTCAGACTTTCAGGTGACTTACCTGTATTTCAAAAGTCTTTAGCACGTAATTTAGTTGCGATGTTGATTCCTTTATATTTCTTATATAAATATAAACAACCGATGTTCGGTAAATTGAGTAGTCAACCCTTGTTGATTACCCGTTCTACTTTAGGTTTAGTCGGCGTATTATTAAATATTTATGCGATAGACCATATGTTGTTAAGTGATGCTGATACTTTAATGAAATTAAATCCTTTCTGGACTATTTTGTTAAGTTTAGTATTCTTGCATGAGAAAGTACGTAAATATCAAATTACTGCAATGATTGTAGCCATTATAGGAATGTTGTTTGTGGTACAGCCTCAATTTTCATCAGCTATGATACCTGCAATCGGCGGTTTATTCTCGGGTATTTTCGCCGCAGCTGCGTATACCTGCGTACGTGCCTTGAGCACTCGTGAAGCACCTTATACTATCGTGTTTTATTTTTCATTCTTCTCAATTGTAGCTTTAATTCCATTTGTAATCTTCACATATGAACCGATGTCTATGAAACAAATAGTTTATCTGATCGGCGCTGGATTATCTGCTGCAGTAGGTCAAATCGGCATCACCTTAGCGTACAGTTATGCTCCAGCACGTGACATTTCAATATTCACCTATGCATCTATCATCTTTACGGCTATCATGGGAATTGTCATCTTTGGTGAATCGCCAGATTTATACGCTACGCTCGGTTACGTTATTATTATTAGTGCAAGTTATTATATGTTTGAAAAAGCACGTCGGCAAGGTCGTAAAAATAAACCTGCTCGTGCACACAAAGGAGCGAATTAA
- the queF gene encoding preQ(1) synthase has translation MSNEGRKKEELEDITLLGNQNNTYHFDYRPDVLETFDNKHQGRDYFVKFNCPEFTSLCPITGQPDFATIYISYIPNIKMVESKSLKLYLFSFRNHGDFHEDCMNIIMNDLIELMDPHYIEVWGKFTPRGGISIDPYTNYGRPDSKYEQMAEYRMMNHDLYPENIDNR, from the coding sequence GTGTCAAATGAAGGACGTAAAAAAGAAGAACTTGAAGACATTACGTTATTAGGCAATCAAAACAATACTTATCATTTCGATTATAGACCAGATGTATTAGAAACTTTTGATAACAAGCATCAAGGTCGTGATTACTTTGTTAAATTTAATTGTCCAGAATTCACCTCTCTTTGTCCTATTACAGGACAACCAGATTTTGCGACAATTTATATTTCCTATATTCCAAATATCAAAATGGTAGAATCAAAATCATTGAAACTTTATTTATTTAGTTTCAGAAATCATGGTGATTTCCATGAAGATTGCATGAATATCATTATGAATGATTTAATTGAATTAATGGATCCGCATTATATTGAAGTATGGGGAAAATTCACGCCACGAGGCGGTATCTCAATCGACCCTTATACTAACTATGGTCGTCCAGATTCAAAATACGAACAGATGGCTGAATACCGTATGATGAATCATGACTTATATCCAGAAAATATCGATAATCGTTAA
- the nrdI gene encoding class Ib ribonucleoside-diphosphate reductase assembly flavoprotein NrdI has protein sequence MKVVYFSFTGNVRRFITRTGFDNTLEITNDNCAEIRIDEPYILVTSTIGFGEVPDVVKTFLQHNGTMIRGVVGSGNRNWGQNFAKASDTISREYLVPLLMKFEVQGTQKDVEEFKDKVGHFYEDNERKAI, from the coding sequence ATGAAGGTAGTTTATTTCTCATTCACAGGAAACGTAAGACGGTTTATAACAAGAACAGGCTTTGATAACACCTTAGAGATTACAAATGATAACTGTGCGGAAATACGCATAGATGAACCTTATATATTGGTCACTAGTACCATCGGATTTGGAGAAGTACCGGATGTCGTCAAGACGTTCTTGCAACATAACGGCACAATGATAAGAGGAGTAGTTGGTAGCGGTAATCGAAATTGGGGACAAAACTTCGCAAAAGCCAGCGATACAATATCCAGAGAATACCTCGTGCCTCTTTTAATGAAATTTGAAGTACAAGGAACACAAAAAGACGTTGAAGAGTTTAAAGATAAGGTGGGGCATTTTTATGAAGACAATGAACGAAAAGCAATATAA
- a CDS encoding peptide MFS transporter, with product MNKKQYTREEVVNSVPRTGFFGHPKGLSTLFFTEFWERFSYYGMKAILVYYLYYSVAKGGFGLDESVAMQIVALYGTLIYMSGVIGGWIADRITGTQNAVFVGGIFIMFGHIILSLPGNLTAVMIALLLLIIGTGLLKPNISTTVGELYEKNDPRVDSAFTIFYMGINAGALLSPIITGYLQTRVGFHAGFATAAIGMFIGLVIYWTKRKKYLNLAGLTVHNPMTKNDVKKFSIITIVIVAAFALYLIILKAFNALTIENFSLLVTILGIALPVFIVARMLMSKEATSEEKSRVRSYIPLYITSVAFWMIQEQGSTILANFADKNTQLKMSELTGGAIHFDIPAAWFQSLNPIFIVALAPVFATLWVKLGKRNPSTVMKFAMGAIIAGLSYLIMMIPLAGGLHGALINPIWLVLSFLLITIGELCISPVGLATTTKLAPYAFTAQMMSLWMLSNATAQGLNAQLVVLYKGMNPSEYFMYSGLLTIVIGVLLIVVSPMVKRGMKGIH from the coding sequence ATGAATAAAAAACAATATACACGAGAAGAAGTTGTCAACAGTGTGCCACGTACAGGCTTCTTCGGACATCCTAAAGGACTAAGCACTCTATTCTTCACTGAATTTTGGGAGAGATTCAGTTACTATGGTATGAAAGCCATTTTAGTTTACTATCTATACTATTCAGTTGCTAAAGGCGGATTTGGACTCGATGAATCTGTAGCTATGCAAATTGTGGCCTTATACGGAACATTAATTTATATGTCTGGTGTCATTGGCGGTTGGATAGCAGACCGAATCACAGGTACGCAGAATGCTGTCTTTGTCGGCGGAATCTTTATTATGTTTGGTCACATCATTTTAAGCTTACCTGGCAATTTAACAGCTGTTATGATTGCATTACTACTGTTAATTATTGGTACAGGACTCTTGAAACCGAACATTTCAACTACAGTTGGTGAACTTTACGAGAAAAATGATCCACGTGTAGATTCAGCATTTACGATTTTCTACATGGGTATTAATGCAGGTGCTTTGTTGTCACCCATTATTACTGGATATTTACAAACACGTGTAGGTTTCCATGCAGGTTTCGCAACTGCTGCCATCGGTATGTTTATCGGACTTGTAATTTATTGGACAAAACGCAAAAAATATTTGAATTTAGCCGGACTGACTGTACATAATCCTATGACTAAAAATGATGTGAAGAAATTCTCTATCATTACTATTGTGATTGTAGCGGCGTTCGCTCTCTATCTTATTATTTTAAAAGCTTTTAACGCATTAACAATCGAAAACTTCAGTTTACTTGTTACTATTCTCGGAATTGCTTTGCCAGTATTCATTGTGGCTCGTATGTTAATGAGTAAAGAAGCAACGTCTGAAGAAAAATCACGTGTTCGCAGTTACATTCCTTTGTATATTACATCAGTAGCATTCTGGATGATTCAAGAACAAGGTTCAACTATTCTTGCAAACTTTGCAGATAAAAATACACAACTAAAAATGTCTGAACTTACAGGCGGCGCAATTCATTTTGATATTCCAGCAGCTTGGTTCCAATCACTGAATCCTATCTTTATCGTTGCATTAGCACCTGTATTCGCAACTTTATGGGTGAAATTAGGAAAACGTAACCCATCTACAGTAATGAAATTTGCAATGGGCGCTATTATTGCTGGCCTATCTTATCTCATTATGATGATTCCATTAGCTGGAGGATTGCATGGAGCACTGATCAATCCTATATGGCTCGTGCTCAGTTTCTTGCTTATTACAATCGGTGAACTTTGTATTTCTCCTGTTGGATTAGCGACTACTACTAAACTTGCACCTTATGCTTTTACAGCTCAAATGATGAGTTTATGGATGTTGAGTAATGCGACAGCTCAAGGGTTAAACGCACAGCTGGTAGTACTTTATAAAGGTATGAATCCTTCTGAGTATTTTATGTATTCAGGCTTATTAACAATCGTTATTGGTGTCTTGCTCATCGTAGTTTCTCCTATGGTTAAACGAGGCATGAAAGGTATTCATTAA
- the nrdE gene encoding class 1b ribonucleoside-diphosphate reductase subunit alpha, protein MKTMNEKQYNHIELNNEVTKRKEDGFFSLEKDQEALEVYLEEIKDHTIYFDSEIERLHYLVDNDFYVDVFAQYSEEDLKELTEFARSIPFKFASYMSASKFFKDYALKTNDKQQYLEDYPQHVTIVALYLADGDKTQARQFISSMIEQRYQPATPTFLNAGRARRGELVSCFLLEVDDSLNSINFIDSTAKQLSKIGGGVAINLSKLRARGEAIKGIKGVAKGVLPVAKSLEGGFSYADQLGQRPGAGAVYLNIFHYDVEEFLDTKKVNADEDIRLSTISTGLIVPAKFFELAKKGEDFYMFAPHTVYNEYGVTLDDIDLDKYYDDMVANPNILKHKKDAREMLNTIAQTQLQSGYPYLMFKDNANKVHANSNIGQIKMSNLCTEIFQLQETSIINDYGVEDEIKRDISCNLGSLNIVNVMESGKFRDSVHTGMDALTVVSDEANIQNAPGVRKANSELHSVGLGVMNLHGYLAKNQIGYESEEAKDFANVFFMTMNYYSIERSMQTAKERGEAYQDFDKSDYASGKYFEKYTQADIVPEYEKVKALFEGLEIPTAEDWKALEEDVKEYGLYHAYRLAIAPTQSISYVQNATSSVMPIVDQIERRTYGNSETFYPMPFLSPKTMWYYKSAFNTDQMRLIDLVATIQQHVDQGISTILYVNSEISTRELSRLYVYAHHKGLKSLYYTRNKLLSVDECTSCAI, encoded by the coding sequence ATGAAGACAATGAACGAAAAGCAATATAATCATATTGAATTAAATAATGAGGTAACAAAGCGTAAAGAAGACGGCTTTTTCAGCTTGGAAAAAGATCAAGAAGCGCTAGAAGTTTATCTTGAAGAGATTAAAGATCATACTATTTATTTCGATAGTGAAATTGAACGTTTGCACTATCTTGTCGACAATGATTTCTATGTAGATGTATTTGCACAATACAGCGAGGAAGATTTGAAAGAATTGACTGAGTTTGCGCGCAGTATACCATTCAAATTTGCCAGCTATATGTCTGCAAGTAAATTTTTCAAAGATTATGCACTTAAAACTAACGATAAACAACAATATTTAGAAGACTATCCGCAACACGTGACGATTGTGGCACTTTATCTAGCAGATGGCGATAAAACACAAGCACGTCAATTCATTTCATCTATGATTGAACAACGCTACCAACCTGCAACACCGACATTCTTAAATGCAGGTCGTGCACGTCGAGGCGAACTTGTTTCATGTTTCTTATTAGAAGTAGATGACAGCTTGAATTCAATTAACTTTATTGATTCAACAGCGAAACAGTTGAGTAAAATCGGAGGCGGCGTAGCAATCAATTTATCTAAACTACGCGCGCGCGGTGAAGCAATTAAAGGCATTAAAGGTGTAGCAAAAGGCGTATTGCCTGTTGCAAAATCATTAGAAGGCGGTTTCAGCTACGCAGATCAACTTGGTCAAAGACCAGGAGCTGGCGCAGTATATTTAAATATATTCCATTACGATGTCGAAGAATTTTTAGACACTAAAAAAGTAAACGCAGATGAAGATATCCGCTTATCAACTATCTCTACTGGTTTAATTGTGCCTGCTAAATTCTTTGAACTGGCGAAAAAGGGCGAAGACTTCTACATGTTCGCACCACATACAGTTTATAACGAGTATGGCGTAACCTTAGATGATATTGACCTTGATAAATATTATGACGATATGGTTGCAAACCCAAATATTTTAAAACATAAAAAAGATGCACGTGAAATGTTGAATACAATTGCACAAACACAATTGCAATCAGGTTATCCTTATCTAATGTTTAAAGATAATGCAAACAAAGTTCACGCTAATTCTAATATTGGCCAAATCAAAATGAGTAACTTATGTACTGAAATCTTCCAATTACAAGAAACATCAATTATTAATGATTATGGTGTAGAAGATGAAATCAAACGTGACATTTCATGTAACTTAGGCTCATTAAATATTGTTAATGTAATGGAATCAGGTAAATTCAGAGATTCTGTACACACAGGCATGGATGCTCTAACAGTTGTAAGTGATGAAGCTAATATTCAAAATGCTCCTGGAGTGCGCAAAGCCAACAGCGAATTGCATTCAGTAGGACTAGGCGTTATGAACCTGCACGGTTATCTGGCTAAAAATCAAATCGGCTATGAATCTGAAGAGGCAAAAGACTTTGCAAATGTATTCTTTATGACAATGAACTATTACTCAATTGAACGTTCAATGCAAACTGCTAAAGAACGTGGCGAAGCTTATCAAGATTTCGATAAATCTGATTATGCGAGCGGTAAGTATTTTGAAAAGTATACGCAAGCTGACATTGTTCCTGAATATGAAAAAGTCAAAGCATTATTTGAAGGCTTAGAAATTCCAACAGCTGAAGATTGGAAAGCGCTAGAAGAAGACGTTAAAGAATATGGTTTGTATCATGCATATCGTTTAGCAATAGCGCCTACACAAAGTATTTCTTATGTACAGAATGCAACAAGTTCAGTAATGCCGATTGTAGATCAAATTGAACGTCGTACTTATGGCAACTCAGAAACATTCTATCCAATGCCATTCTTATCTCCTAAAACAATGTGGTACTATAAATCAGCATTTAACACTGATCAAATGCGTTTAATTGATTTAGTAGCTACAATTCAACAACACGTTGACCAAGGAATTTCAACGATTCTATATGTGAACTCAGAAATTTCAACACGTGAATTATCACGCTTATATGTTTATGCACACCATAAAGGATTGAAATCTCTTTATTATACACGTAATAAATTATTGAGCGTAGATGAATGTACAAGTTGTGCAATCTAA